One Mya arenaria isolate MELC-2E11 chromosome 5, ASM2691426v1 genomic window carries:
- the LOC128235667 gene encoding mucin-5AC-like: MLPTNADPKDITSITLTQQTGQRKTIALSGKTPENPTRHLRGDKTFQVPESENIKRKSVPMLFGDISFPIPVDPDTLTTESLDISTTEAPVATDNQSLTITAPTSTGSQSPTKPTSTFSKIQTSTQTTANTITASTTASTTTTTEKKGSNSTESTPTTTHKSSAASTTVTKSTTFAAVSTTNGHTSKSTPTPSAISTTITTSEVTSSDTTTVSPNLFEQTTTASEPPLSSTLSVAPSTTEEPSTTVYSIPNLPPLFPVSGRDSSSEENDDDDDFWTDLFADDDDSSWNFWLHNGKAEDRFWWDSMVGDVLSNTIQEPTVMNISSEKLKEIPRAQLPNLGMVQKIEAPVSIMEARRLHADIERDLDIMYFNTKSWLGAFAAAQDLKQKDLRKLKILDRLINGMNDKLSRQFLQYFPEMSSMQMSTRGGHDGNVGSSYESDAVPLVGTSYVFPPIHATKTAFEDTVPEDANQAK, from the coding sequence ATGCTTCCCACAAACGCAGATCCGAAAGACATTACCAGCATTACGTTAACCCAACAAACAGGTCAACGCAAAACAATTGCTTTGAGTGGAAAAACACCTGAAAATCCAACACGTCATTTGCGTGGCGATAAGACTTTTCAAGTTCCGGAAAGTGAGAACATTAAGCGAAAGTCAGTTCCAATGTTGTTTGGGGACATTTCGTTTCCGATTCCAGTTGATCCCGACACACTGACAACTGAATCATTAGATATCTCAACCACTGAAGCGCCAGTGGCAACGGATAACCAGTCTTTAACCATTACCGCGCCAACTTCCACCGGGAGCCAGTCACCAACCAAACCAACGTCAACTTTCAGCAAGATCCAGACATCAACCCAAACCACGGCCAATACCATCACGGCTTCCACCACAGCTTCAACAACTACCACCACAGAAAAAAAAGGGTCAAACTCGACCGAATCAACGCCTACAACAACACATAAATCTTCAGCAGCATCCACCACAGTGACAAAATCAACAACCTTTGCCGCGGTGTCGACAACCAATGGACATACATCGAAGTCGACGCCGACACCTTCAGCGATTTCAACTACCATAACCACATCAGAAGTAACTAGTTCCGATACAACTACTGTTTCGCCTAATTTATTCGAACAAACAACGACGGCATCGGAGCCACCCTTATCGAGCACATTGTCAGTTGCTCCATCAACGACTGAGGAACCTTCGACCACCGTGTACTCGATACCAAACCTTCCCCCTCTGTTCCCGGTTTCCGGTAGAGACAGCAGTTCAGAAGAAAACGACGATGATGACGACTTCTGGACAGACCTTTTCGCCGACGACGATGACTCTAGCTGGAATTTCTGGCTTCACAATGGTAAAGCAGAGGATAGGTTCTGGTGGGACAGTATGGTAGGAGATGTTCTTTCAAATACTATCCAGGAACCGACAGTTATGAACATATCGAGCGAGAAGCTGAAGGAAATCCCTAGAGCTCAACTTCCTAACCTTGGGATGGTGCAAAAAATAGAAGCACCTGTTTCTATAATGGAGGCCAGGCGACTGCATGCGGATATTGAGAGGGATCTAGACATCATGTACTTTAACACAAAAAGTTGGCTCGGTGCTTTTGCTGCGGCACAAGACTTGAAGCAAAAGGACTTGAGAAAACTTAAGATATTAGACCGATTAATAAACGGGATGAACGACAAATTGTCCAGGCAGTTTCTTCAGTATTTTCCGGAAATGTCGAGCATGCAAATGTCGACAAGAGGAGGACATGACGGAAATGTAGGGAGTTCATACGAAAGCGATGCCGTGCCTCTCGTCGGAACATCGTATGTTTTCCCGCCTATCCATGCTACTAAAACTGCATTTGAAGACACCGTTCCAGAAGACGCCAACCAAGCGAAATAA
- the LOC128234619 gene encoding uncharacterized protein LOC128234619 encodes MLSDMCLVSPQRLSGTNDLSIVPVLSIFDIYNYLITFNNYDHASLRAYHQLEGYSMFRDGYTRGIETVPYPNTAFVAVKANVKPRTNDKDPVSKRGYYSCWIMMKNSDEGSIQSAYCSCKGGIDGYCRHVVATLFEVLDFVQDFKKTSCTSGPCMWVRRASQADQLGKSIPASQLETSIMVEPSTQTAMPLYSPLSDEYPVPDPNDFLEKVKTLQPTACGLRAMYDCSYKKNCTSSPLSVKTPMERAEQFMKEHICENLSCNCSNIFMYYYLTYSENECEQIEQLTRGQSKNNNWHRMRKGLLTASNFHKITHSTDLNRTAIAFQKNSVFAENSIPDSILFGQRFENKAVTFL; translated from the exons ATGCTGAGTGACATGTGCCTTGTGTCTCCACAACGGCTGTCTGGGACTAACGATCTGTCTATCGTGCCAGTTCTGTCAATTTTTGACATCTACAATTACTTAATAACTTTCAATAACTATGATCACGCCTCCCTAAGGGCATATCACCAGCTTGAGGGATATTCTATGTTCCGAGATGGCTATACACGAGGTATTGAGACGGTGCCATATCCCAATACTG CCTTTGTTGCTGTGAAAGCCAATGTGAAACCGCGGACGAATGATAAAGATCCAGTATCCAAGAGAGGCTACTACAGCTGTTGGATCATGATGAAGAACAGTGACGAGGGATCCATTCAATCTGCCTATTGCAGTTGCAAAGGAGG cattgatggATACTGTCGACATGTTGTGGCAACCCTCTTCGAAGTCCTTGACTTTGTACAAGACTTCAAGAAGACCAGCTGTACTTCAGGGCCATGTATGTGGGTTCGGCGTGCTTCTCAGGCCGATCAACTAGGCAAATCTATTCCTGCCTCACAACTTGAGACTTCAATTATGGTGGAGCCCAG CACACAGACAGCAATGCCACTGTATTCGCCATTGTCTGATGAGTATCCAGTGCCAGATCCTAACGATTTCCTTGAAAAAGTGAAAACTCTTCAACCAACAGCCTGCGGATTACGTGCCATGTATGACTGCTCATATAAAAAGAATTGTACTTCATCACCTCTGAGCGTCAAAACACCAATGGAAAGAGCTGAACAATTTATGAAGGAACATATATGTGAAAATTTATCTTGTAACTGttctaatatatttatgtattattatcttACTTATTCAGAGAATGAATGTGAGCAAATTGAACAATTAACAAGAGGTCaatcaaaaaataataactggCATCGGATGAGAAAAGGACTATTAACTGCatccaattttcataaaattacacATTCAACTGATTTAAATCGAACAGCAATTGCGTTCCAAAAAAATTCAGTGTTTGCAGAAAACTCTATTCCAGACTCCATATTATTTGGGCAgcgatttgaaaataaagctgtgacatttttataa